The Branchiostoma lanceolatum isolate klBraLanc5 chromosome 3, klBraLanc5.hap2, whole genome shotgun sequence DNA segment CGTGTAGACGTATCATGAAGACAAAGTGAGAAACCATGAAAGACTGTACAGATATAAGATACAATGCAATAAAGTACATACGTCGTTGAGTTCCTTGACAACATGGTCCTCTTTATCACAGAGTACTGTTCCCACAATGCCGGGGACTGCACTCTCTCGATGGAGATGATGCTGACACGACCGCCGCTGGACAGGAACTTGCTCTGAACCAGACTGTATTCTGGAGATCCAGGGTTGAGCTTCACCATGTGACACACTTTAGGCCTGTTGGTGTTTCTGTCGTGAGGCTGGGGGTCCCATGTCTCCGGTATTGACCCAACTGAAAGGCAAGGGAAAAGCGCCGAGGTCATATTTACATAGCCATAGGCAAACCGCTATTGCTATTACGGGGATAAAAGAATTAAAGGATCATTAAGGTAGagaatgaaatatatatttttaaaaCAGGCTGTGCTATACAGTTACACCGATAATATACAGGGTGAAAATCGATGCGTCCTCCCTTTTGTATCCAGTTTCAGTGTTATCGGGGTACCGGGCTCCTTTCAAATTATAAAGGGAGTGTCTTAGGAGAGGTacagatgtaaaaaaaaggtaatcaATTCAATGAGTTCTAATTTGAAAGTCTGCAACACTAAACAAATCATGATCACGATAGGACAAATGACACAACGGCTATACATACAGTTTTCTTAAAGCCATGGTAGCTACGCAATCAGGGCAATGATTGGAGACAACATACCTCTATCGCAAGCCAAGTCCTCCCTGAGGATGTCGTAGGTTGCTCCCGACGACAGCACAGTCAGTGTCCTGTCATGGATGTCCACTACACACAGTTCCCCGCCGATGACGCAGTACGCCGTCTGCTGATCTGTCTGGTGGATCTCCTCAGTGCGGTCGTTATTGTCTGTGCTGAAGGGTCGACACTCGCCGCTAGGTAGAACGTAGTACCTAAATAGATCACATACAGATTGAGCACAGTTTAGAAGAAATGTCCACTAGATGAATCATCATAAAGggcgaagggcggttataccagctatacagatacagcacCGTGGATACAGACAGTATGTTCTCACCATTGAAAGCGGCGCAGTCCCAGGATTTCTCTCCGTGCCGTCCTGTTCTCACTTCTGTCCGCTAGAAACCTCCGCACGACTGAGGCTACCGCGGACACATCACATGACCCTTCGATGTGATAGCAGCCATCGTTCTCCTCGTCTGTCAGGGAAACAGCTATTAGAATTATTTGTGCAAAAAATAGTTTCTTACGGTACCACTATCGTTcttttgtattgcattgtttGAAAAACAAAGAGACTCAGAATATTGAAGTTACCTATCGTGATCATCACTTTCTCTCTGCGACCGTACACTTGAAGCATCCTCCTCTCTTCGCCCGACAGTTCCAGTACTGCCGGATCAACGATGATCTCATGGGTGGAGTAGTTATCCACCATCTCCTGAACCCCCCTCTTGGCCTCTTCGACACCGGTTTCATCGGGGCCGAAGAAGTGAAGTAGTAATTCGTTTGGGTGCCCGTCTGTCAACCGATGAAGAGTCGCTCCATATGCTGGGAGGATGTAAAATAAGTAAGATTATGGATTATGAATGACCATAGAAGTAGCAATATGTACATTACCAAATATAGGATGAGAGTTCAGCGATGATAGTCACTTTGGTACAATTTTGATGTATAAAGTAAACACGAACGGATGAATATTGCAAGAACAAAAGTACAGCCTAAGCTCCAGTAGAAACGAAACAAGATGGCAAAGGAACCTGGTAAAACAACACTGCATTCTTAAAGATTCAAGGCTGAGGAAGCTAGACTTTTTTACTATATCACTCTTCTCACCGTTGCTTCTCTTGAAAATCTCCGTCCTGAAGGCCTCCATGATCCTATCCTGGTGTACAACAATCTTCACCAGCTTCAGGGTCAGTCTGTTTCCTCGGGGGTGTCGGGCAAACTCCATGATTCCATTGATCATGCGTTGGGCGCACTTCTCAGGCGCGATTCCAAATCcccctgaaaaaaaaactttgtaatTTTTCCAAACCGCGTTGCATGTGTTTATCAATGATAAACCAATATTTATCTGTCATAACATGTTTGTGGAGCACGCACGGTATAGGGTAACGTCCCATATATGAGACCAAGGGACTTAACCGATCAGAAAGATAATTTTATACATGGAATGGAGTAGAATTGACTTGTGTCTTTAAAAGTTACCAGGATGAACGAAACCAACAATGAATTGTATTCCAGACACGTACCTGTACCAATGGCTGGTAGTGCGATCGAACAGCCTCCGTGGTTATTGGCGAGGCAAAGGCAGTTCTTAACATCGCTCCTAAGGTGCCTTGCATCAGGAGATGTCAGGTACAAAATCGCACCACATGGCAACCGTCCACCCTCTGTAGAGATTAGTGTAAGGAGCAAATACGTGTAAGGTGATGACTCGAATGGTGTACGCCAAAGAAATGTAACCTTTTTAAGTGTCTTTTGAGGGAATCGTATTTACACCTATGTTTTTCATGTGAAAGGACGAATGCACACTTGTCCATGATCATCCCGAGCTCAAACAAGTGGACCAATGTACAACGACTTTGTCTTACCTACAACTATGATGTCTCCACCCCGTGGACGTCCTTCCGTCCTGACGTACTCACGGCACTGTTCCAGCACGCTGGGCCCGGCCGCGGTGTGAACGGTTCTTGCTATTCCTCGTTTGTGATCTGGGTACGGAGATATAAACGAGTGAAACATTATCTACCAAGTCAAGCCAAGTCAGATTAATGAGGATTTGATTTATGGACAACAATATAGAGATcgatatatattatataagaaATCTTACCATTGATGACTCATTTAACATGGTTGCATTTGTGACTATCATAGATTATACTTTAGTTAtgacatactagtactagtatcacAATAAAACAAGTACGGTCATGTATAAACAATGATCAATCATGACATAATGGCTAATTGAAGTTCTGTTAACATTGTATTGGAGACAAAGTCCTTATTGGTACGTACATTTAGGTACATTGTCACCATGACACGAAGTGATAGACACGACTGAGTTGCAAAGTATGACGTATTACTAGTCCTTACCCAGAACATTGCTGACAGGCACGACAATGGCTGCGGCGGTCTCATTGGTAAGATCACCCAGCACGACCTGCAGGATGAGTCCACCAATGCGCAGCTCACAGTTGTCCTCGACACATGATGATGGGGGCTCCGGGAAGGCCGAGGTGTCTTCATTCTAGCCAGGACAATGTGAAATAATACTTGGCATTGAGAACAAAATGAATGGCTGTTTGTATACAGCGACGTACAATACACTCTCAAGATCTGTAGTCTAAGGCTTTGGGTAATGTTGCTGGTGAATCATAGTCCAAACTTCGTAAAAACGTAAATCCATGAATCTTACAACAACAGTAAGATGTAGATAAACATTAATTTTCTTACCTCCATCGAATCGAACGAACACGTGTCATCAAGGACGATCACACACCGTTGGTCGCGCTCTACGTCACGCAATCGCCCTGCTGTCTTTTCTTTGGTGATAAATCGATGGAAACCTtgaaggaatgaaaaaaaatacaaacatatatcATCGGTCATTTTGACACAGAGTTTGAAACAACATTCATTGATAGCTCAACTAGAGACATTGGCAGTGGTCAAAGACATTGCAATAGCATCCTCACCTCTTAGCTGATCAGTGGCATGCACCGTCAGCACCGCAGTCTTGACAGTGGCCGCCATTTCTTTCAGACCTTCCCTCGCACGGCTGACGCCTCTTGCGGTCCCACGAATGGAGAAACCGGTTTTCGTTTTCCCGATTCTCACTGACTCCAGCGACAGGCTTCTCTCCACCTCCATGATGCCGTCTGCTCGGTGGGTTTGCAGGTAGTTCGCCATTCCCGCACCGACGTCAACCTCACCGGAGACCATCTCTTCCGCCGCACTTGTGACATGTGCTCTAAAATCTAAAGATCAAAGGGCCGCGACTTACTCGTTGTTTTTGCTCCATAACAAACAGCTTTGAGATGAAGATCAAAATTTACAAGGATACATCAAGGGGTTTATAGATTCCCTATAAAATTCTTGAATACAGTATAGAGTtggatatacagtagtctaccTTTGGAGTTTACACATCCTAATGAAAACAATTAAAACTGTACATCATCATGTAATACTCTGTAATCTAAACACAAGAGGCAAAGGCATGTGATAAATGTACACTTACCTGTTCCCTTTTCTATCACCGCTTGTTGATGTTTACTATCACCATCATCTATTACCAGGTCACGTGGACAGGACGCGACTTTTATTTTCGTGCCAAAGAAGAGGTGCTCCTGCTCACACAACACAGCTTGTGCCACTGTGGAAAGACAAAAAGCTCCACTAATTCGTCTATCCGttatattcacacacacacacacacacacacacacacacacacacacacacacacacacacacacacacacacacacacacacacacaccacacacacacacacacacacacacacacacacacacacaaattgatGAGACACTACCTCCATATTATTCGCTGGCGACATATGTTTAGAACATGACTATGCGATACCAAAGAatcgaatgaagaaaaaaaatcgaactagaaaggccgtcatttgcccctgagcaaatacagcatgtttagccatactcctccccatgcaagaagtgggctgtcccaaaataatacctgggcaaatcgaaatattaactgcatgtagaaaggcaacatttgcgagagcatcatacttcgccaatctccctcccgatgcataaatttgactgttccaaaatcaaccgtgcaaaaaaattctctctacaagttctgcgagaccccaagagcttcttactgcaaaggcttgcgtgtgctcctgcaatatgacctcaggtgacctaaatagaacacgcgttctttggccagtagcaaatggaacgcggggatccttagatagaacatggattccttggccagcagcaaatagaacatggaacggggataccacttttggcatgtttttggtctgaaaatgggcccaaaagtccccaaaatgaagcattctgaagtgatgtacaccagaaatgtgattgaagtcctgtcgggacatgttcaaggcacccttgtaccgaatttcaagtcacttgcttgcaaaaccagggcacaggagcccaaaatataaaaattgtctaaaaatgccccaaaaaacctccataaaaatgattttaaggcctgtttcaaaacaattagaaaagggtctgggggtatttgcaatctttacctacatgccaaatttcaggtcgtttggcccaaaaatgacggagtagattccatttgaagatatggcaggagaagaagaagaagaacatgaacaaaaactagactggccgtcatttgctttaagagcaaattcagaatatttcacttcgccccccccccatgcaataattgatcttttgacgaaatggaccatccaaaaattccatctaaacacaagaagacttgtcccaagatctatttattcttcatctacattcattaacatgcttgaacatatgcaaagatacacaacaatactatacactatatataaaagtacaatactatacatcaCCCTGGAAAAATGCGCAAACATATGcactatgcaaatatacaaaactataacgttgggtaacataaattcgcggggtacttaaattcacgatttttcgaaaacggggtatttagggatatgtgctagatgcaacatcagtaataccgctagaaatgcaaacttgacagactaacgtattcagaacactggctgaaaagcttcgataaccatgcattagaaggcgacgaggacaaaaactctccgtcccttattggaacagtctgagggcatcgtgggagaatcacactgcatcgttgtcggctggtttataagacaaatgtcacatccgcttcctgctaaacacaatcatttacaagacaacttattttcttaaaattgctgacctgcaattggactctaagtgtgatcaatcatcaaaacccctctttgttgctacaacctacggcacgtgtattttcccgccgccatatcattacccagaatcctgttgtcaagcagacgacaaaggtttgtgaggaacacttttttgtctaaatgttgcgtgtgattgtggactgaggacgatattttcctcaaagtttgcttctaacacaacaaggaatacatggacatagtagtattatcaatgctacggcatccggctaacttgccatgaataatgtactcgttgccatgacggtggatgtcgactttgacgttctaccgactcaacacacgggttgttcccgtaggcctgatgcgtgcgttacggccgttttttcgtgtatttttttaacttcatcattatccatagcactctcctcaagccacggatggaacgaatagctgctgtataaaatgtaattagcggtaagatattcaagacgaatcttctctcccgaattaatgttcacccctgtccgacaacaccgtcattgtgcgtgcggcggacggtagtttcaagttgaaatattctggtgtcagcacgactagctTTACcatatctaccatatatatgattagagcaaactttaagatagtacatgatactgacagaataatagaaaaaaaggatagtttgttgttctgctggattgattttagtcaaccattatcggaaaaatggcgaatttatgttgcCCAACGTTATTACTATTAGGAGGGGGAAGGGCTTCGTGGCACATAGAAAGGCCGACCCGACATTGGTTTATcttatataaaacaatttcatatgtaaacAATTATGAGATAGATAGCGTAtgaaatttctagtctattcttaaccttgctattcaaaaagtattaacaatttaagttgtgttgaacCCCTACAACCACGTGCTACAACGCAAAATGACCTATTaaaaacgtgctagataactaccgcataaaaagccaacaatgcctgtcttttttacagtaaaattattttaacaattcaaaagtttgctgatattcattcacatcatgtgtagacaatcgcgctttgagaggcgcttgtgaagtattacttcctgggtcaaaggttgttggtgcagaaagtgaaactgcatgcaaacctgctcgcaatcgatcagatcggcctacctcggcctagtggtatatcatcatcgttggtatgggtttgattataagttgtatataagtgcgacacaaccaattcagagaCAGATTGCACttttctcgtcgtcaagtcgtgatttattagtggttgaagccgccataattaaatttgaccatgcccccaaaaccatgtttatttggcaacatttgcgagagcatcatactttgccaatctccctcggagtccctctcaatgcataaattgactgtttcaaaatcacccgtgcaaaaaaattctctattcaagttctgcgagacaccaagagcttcttagtgcaaaggcttgcgtgtttacctgcaacatgacctcaggttacctgaaaagaacacatgttctttggccagcagcaaatggaacgcccggaaccttagatagaacatggattcttagatagaacatagaacggggacagcaattttgacccgtttttggtctgaaaatgggtccaaaagtccccaaaacgaagcattttgaagtgatgtacaccggaaatgtgattgaaatcctgtagggacatgttcaaggcacccttgtgccgaattccaggtcatttgcttgttataccagggcacaggagcccaaaatataaaaattgtctaaaaatgccccaaaaaacctccataaaaatgattttaaggcctgtttcaaaacgatttacaaagggcctgggggtatttgccatctcaacctccacaccaaatttcaggtcggttggttaagaaatggcggagaagaagccatttgaagatttgtcaggaggaggagaagaagaagaagaagaaccagacaaatacaaaatatttcactctacccatacctctaggtatgggaagtgaaatataacaatatgttgagccatactgggtatggctaaacataacaaaaacgTGCACGTGACGGTTTATATAAAAGTAAGGAACGCACTTTAGCGCGGCCTAAAATTATCGTGTTCACAAATAGGCAAAATATGTACGTATTCACCGTGACGTATTTTCCACGTCGACGTTGTAGTGTATTTGGCAAATCAATAATGTATACGAGGCAACCCACGTACGATATAGAAGTGATTCATGTCATGCTTAGGTAACAGAACGGTTTCTCTTCCCGTTCTGCTTTCGCGGATTAAAAAGGAACTGTTACCAGGTGACACAAAATCGCCATACAACATTCAACCTTCAGATGGAAAAATAACTAAATGTCTAAATCTTAATGCATTACATTTCTTAGCTGGTTGCGTCAAAAGTATGAATGGTACAATATGTACAAGATATTTCACAGAAAAGTCAACTTCAACAGTAGTATATGTCTTGTTCGCATTAAAACGCCATGAAGCTGAAGGATCATATATACAGCCGCTTTCCATTCGACTTACCGTTATCCTCTGCAAACGTGACGATCGCCCGTCCCGGCCCGAGCAGCCGCACTCCCCGGACCTGTCCGCGCCTGGCGAAGTACACCGTCAGTTGGTCCTGCAGGGCCGGCAGGTCGGGGAGACCCCGGAGAAGGACAGTCCCGGCCATGTTCTATCGCAGCTTCGAACGTCCTATAATCTCCCACGCGATACAACACCGACAAAACAAAGTGTCTATCGGAGGTCGCAGGATCGGAGACCCAGAGACGCCGGAGGCTAGAACTGACCCGGGCGCATTTCCGAAGAATGACTGTGCCATACCACACCTTATATATTGGGGACAGTTTCGATGTACCGTTATACTCATCAGCATGTGATTGTTATCTGACCAAGACTTGTGCCCACAAAATCCCCACTCTTTTCCTTTTGAACAATGATACTGTtatggaaacacaaacatatttCCCTATTCTTGATTTGTCAACGTTTACTTAGGGACGGATAATGAACGTTTGTGAGGGGGTGGTGGTTACAATGATGGCGCAATTGTATTAGGTGAATATAAACAGTCCGTGTACTTTTCGATGTGTCGTTCTCGAGCTCTAGTTCTTTAAGGCAACGTCCAAATCGTTTTTATCATCTCAAATGAAATGCATGGTTTGCCAGTCTCCCCACCCAAAATCATACACGCTCCGTCCCTTATGGTCCTTACTAGATATCTAATCTCGGATTTCCCCGTATGGTGAAACCGACCATCGATGTTTAGACAGGTATTTCCCATCGTTGCGACATAGATGTATTGGAGTTCATTTTCTACTGTGCGCGCTGCTTTATGGTTGAAATACATAATTTTCAATGGTACATTGTAATTTCTTTAACTCAGTTATTTTCCACTCTAGTATATGTTCTTTGCGTTTCTTTAGATTTAAGTTGGCGTGTGGACCGTCAAACGTATCTCAAATACTGATATATATTACCAGTTTCACAGAGGCACATGATCGGGGGATAAGGGCGTAACTGTAGGGGAACAGAGCAAATAGTGTAATAAACAAGGGACTTTTGTTACAGTCATACATGCGTGTTCCCGTGTGTTTCATCAAGTAAAAAGGGGAAGTTTAGGTACGTGGTCACCAGGATTCTGAAATCACAATGGGTAGCACCACAATATGCTAGGGCACATATGACCAAAACATTCTCATCTGTCACACCGAGTGGGTTTAACCTTCTTGGTCATACCCACAGTTTCAATACACATATGGGCAAAGACTTTTCATAGCAATTTCAATCCAGGTAATTACGTATCATGTTGATTTCGACACAAAAGACCTGACAGTCTGATTGAAATACTAAAGCATTACATTAATGGTACAACGCATGGGTTGGTATAGAATGTTTCTATGCATAAAAAATAACTTGTTGCAGGCCTCATACTAGTATTTTGAATTACATGAGACCAAGGTATGTTTTCTGTCACTCATTTATTTTATCAGAAAGAAACTTTCAATACATAACAATACAATGCTTTGTCGCTGTATTACACttacaaatattttgaatgcttTTTTTGAGACAAACTCCAGTGTGCTGATCTAATAAACAATATGTGCATGTAATTAATATATTCATGATTACTACATGTAAGAGTTTAACATAGAGCCAACAGTATCATTTTGCATATACGCTCTCTATTTCAAAGAAATGCATGGTGACTCTCTAATATTCGAGATATCCTGGTTACAAGAGTAACAAAGGGTAACAAACTTTAGATTTACgcaaatgttatcaaatattctggatatgccTGAGCATCGTGATACACACAGAATATACTTGGATTGTTTGCGTTATCCACTGTGGAGTCGTAAGTGTCTAATGGACTTCCTCCTGGTCTTGTAGGAGGAACAATCATGCTTGAGTTTCCTGTTATGTACTCTCCCGTAAGGACCTTGGCCAGGAACAGTCGCTTCAGTCCACTGGGGTCAGGGTTGGCATACCGTCCTGCTGAATAGGAGGCATCCCTCGCAAAATAGGTACCCTTACCAAAGGCAGTGGCTGAAAGAGGCAAAAGAACATGGATAAACTACATGCAGGATACAAACACAtcttatacttacatgtacatggcaagtCAAGtgaagtcaaagcctttatatTCTTTCGAATtagaatctacatgtacatgtaatttctcCAACAAGTCATTCCAAGAAGAACAAGCAATCTCTGTACTTCTTGTATTCCTCATCATGTGACAAACCTCTACCACAGTTGATGATTAAAATTGGGATAGCTACAAGTGAGcatatactacatgtaacagGACAATGAACCACTAGAGACAAACGATGTAACATACCATTCATTCCAGCATAGCTTCTGTTGAAACCATGGTGAGAAATCTTCACACAGGACTGTGCTGGTGAACCATGCCACAGTTCTCGTTCATTTTGCCTGTAAATGTGGGAAAGCAAGGCACATGTTCAGCTTACACACACCTTGATGAGACTATTTGCAGCTAATCTGTCACTAGTTGTAACCAGAATAACGTGAAACTGCAGCGTAACATTCTTCAATATACTGGGGGAATCCTCTGTTCTTTTTACACATTTAGTTCAATAGTTGTGCAGCATATTTTACTTCCAGTACTGACTAGTGTATTGTCAGCGACTCCATTATCAGAACACAAAAAATGTAGTTAAACCTGGTCAAGCAACCACCTGGGGCAGggacctccagtcacaagctacattaaaacagtcccgtccatttttacatattaACCCCATCCTGTCCTGAGCAATCatctgtcctcagcaaccatttttcctcagtcccttgagtggttgctgaatccaggttttaCTGTATACAATGCACTTGTATTGACACCGATGCATTCAATCATATCTAGTGTTTTTAAGATAAGACAATTCCTATCTAAACTGATCAGTGTATCTTTATATAATATCCATGTACCTGTTGGGGTTCTTCTGACCGATCTTCTCCTTCTGCACACAGTACTGCTTCCAAAGGGTGGGGTTCTGTACCCTTTCGATCTGCTTGATGTTCAGCCTGGTAGGTAGAAGTTTG contains these protein-coding regions:
- the LOC136430417 gene encoding protein mono-ADP-ribosyltransferase PARP14-like, which translates into the protein MAGTVLLRGLPDLPALQDQLTVYFARRGQVRGVRLLGPGRAIVTFAEDNVAQAVLCEQEHLFFGTKIKVASCPRDLVIDDGDSKHQQAVIEKGTDFRAHVTSAAEEMVSGEVDVGAGMANYLQTHRADGIMEVERSLSLESVRIGKTKTGFSIRGTARGVSRAREGLKEMAATVKTAVLTVHATDQLRGFHRFITKEKTAGRLRDVERDQRCVIVLDDTCSFDSMENEDTSAFPEPPSSCVEDNCELRIGGLILQVVLGDLTNETAAAIVVPVSNVLDHKRGIARTVHTAAGPSVLEQCREYVRTEGRPRGGDIIVVEGGRLPCGAILYLTSPDARHLRSDVKNCLCLANNHGGCSIALPAIGTGGFGIAPEKCAQRMINGIMEFARHPRGNRLTLKLVKIVVHQDRIMEAFRTEIFKRSNAYGATLHRLTDGHPNELLLHFFGPDETGVEEAKRGVQEMVDNYSTHEIIVDPAVLELSGEERRMLQVYGRREKVMITIDEENDGCYHIEGSCDVSAVASVVRRFLADRSENRTARREILGLRRFQWYYVLPSGECRPFSTDNNDRTEEIHQTDQQTAYCVIGGELCVVDIHDRTLTVLSSGATYDILREDLACDRVGSIPETWDPQPHDRNTNRPKVCHMVKLNPGSPEYSLVQSKFLSSGGRVSIISIERVQSPALWEQYSVIKRTMLSRNSTTLIEKELWHGTNAEACREISPSGFNRRYSGQHGTAYGKGTYFAVNASYSAHDRYSSPDAQEHKKMYLAKVLTGEFTRGSRNMVVPPRRQDSSGLAFDSTVDDTKRPTTYVVFHDAQAYPQYLITFKMVPK